Within the Gemmatimonadaceae bacterium genome, the region AAGAAATAGCCCGAGACGCGCCCGTTCCCCCCATTGCAGGACCTTCATGATGTGACTGTTGTGGGCCCACACCACAATACGACCACTGGGGCCTTCGCGCTGTAAAACCCAGAGAACATTGTCAGCCATCGCCCTGTCGCGCTCTAAGTCATAACCGTTCGCGTCGTCAGGTTTCTCTTCAGTGGCGGCGCCCCTGTAGGCGGTATCAAGTTGTCTGGCCGCGATGGCGTAGTGGTAAGCCCACTCATACTCATCCTCAGACGACCGGCGGATGTAGTCAACTCGCCGGGCTTCAAACCGCGACACCAGATCGGCAATTGCCGCCGTGTATGCGTTCCGTTCCTCAACCGCAAGCTTCTTGTATTTTTTCAGGGATACACCCCGTGCCTGGTCCCCGCCTCCCGAGCCCAGAAATCTTCCCACAAGCGGCAGTACGCTCTGGCGCCTGGCAAAAGCCGCATAGTCAGGGTCGACCTTATCCAGGTAGGTCAACGCCCCTTCGATTGCCGCCAACGGGCTGCTGTAACTAACCGCGACATCAATCCCGTAAAAATGGAGCTTGCGGGTGTGCTGCGGGTTCTCGTTGTAACGCCGCATCCACCGGACGAGCGCCAGCAGCTCCTGTTCATTCCCGAACCCCCAGGTGAACCAGTTATGCTGCCAGCGTTCGGGCTCATCGACGCGACCGAGCACGTAATCGTTGATTTTGACCGCTTCGGCAAATCCCGTTTCCATGGCAAAGGCCGTAAACCCCATCTCCTCGACAAGAAATTCGAGCAGGCGATGCCTGACCTGGTAGAACTCGTGTACTCCGTGCAGGCTTTCCCCGAGCGCAACCACCCGCGCCTTCCCGATCATCTTTTTGATCGGCTGCAGGTCCTTGAAGCCCTTTCCAGGTTCAGTCGTCGTGACCGGGATGGCGTTCTTTGCAGCCCATGCAACGAAGGCATCAGCCTCCCGCTCAGATTGCTTCGCCTCCTGCGCACGAACCAGCGGAGCGATGACCGCAAGACTGGCGACAAGAAAGACAACCATTGTTCCTTTTGGGCTATGCATTTTTGCCTCCTCTCCCCAATCACCTTTCAAAGGACGACCTGTGGTCACCAATAGGGGTGCCCATCCCATGCTTGATTGAAGGTGAGCCGTCGCACATTCGAGCCGTCGGCATCCATCACGTACATTTCGAAGTTGTCTCTCGGCTTCTTCGCTTTCCCGTCCCGGTTGGAGCCAAAGGCGATCTTCTTTCCATCTGGCGACCAAACGGGAGTCAAGCTACTTCTGCCCATAGCCGTTGCGTTCGAGAGCCTGTCTACATTGGACCCGTCGGCATTCATCACGTAAATCTCTGCGGCCCTGAGCCAGTTTTTCGAGGTTCGGTCCCAGCTTGAGTCGAAGGCGATCCTCTTTCCATCCGGCGACCAAGCGGGATGCTCACTGCCGAGGCTCTTGCCCGGTGTATAGGTGAGCCGCTTGACATTGGATCCGTCACCGTCCATGACATAAATTTCCTGTTTTCCGTCCCGGCTGGAGTCAAAAACGATCCTCTTTCCGTCGGGCGACCAATCCGGATTCTCGTTGCTCTTACCGCTACCCTTCGTGTGCGTGAGCCGGTGCACATTCGAGCCGTCGGTATCCATTACGTAGATCTCCATGTTCCCGTCCCGGTTGGATGCAAAGGCGATCCTCTTTCCATCCGGCGACCACGCGGGATTTTCGCTCTCCTTACCTGGCGTGTGCGTGCGTCGCTGCACATTGGAGCCATCCGCATCCATCTCGTAAACCTCCAGGTTCCCCTCTCGATTGGAGGCGAAGGCAATTCTCTTTCTATCCGGCGACCAGGCAGGAACCCAACTGGCTCCACCCTTGCCCGATGTGTGCGTGAGCCGCTGCTGGTGGGAACTGTCAGGGTCCATGACGTAGACCTCTTCGTGTCCATCCCGCTCTGAGTCAAAGACGATTTTCTTCTGTCTCCGGTCTGCTTGCCGTGCCTCCTGAGTACCACCCAAGGGAGGAACGATCGCAAGGCACGACAACATCATGAGAAACAAAGCTCGCTTCATCTTTCCCTCCTACTGTTTCCCTGCTTAACGGCGGGCAGGAAGTCCTTCAGCACCCAGACTTCGCTGCGGGCCTCCGTCCCTGCCGTGAAGGCGATGCGCGTGCCGTCGGGATCAACACTCAGGCCATACGGCACCAGTGCTTCCATCTTCAGCCCCAGGTTCTGCGGCTCTCCGCCGTCGGCAGAGATGCGCCAAAACTCGAACATCCCATTTTCCCCGGCGACGGTGCGGGCATAAATGATGTGGCGCGAGTCAGGTGTCCAGGCCGGCACACCAACAGTGGCCGGATCTTGCACTCGAAGTAGTTCAAGGGGTTGACCGCCGTCGGTCGGTAGGACCATCAGTGCAGTGGTTCTATCAACCGTTTTTCCAATATGCGAACGCGGAAGAGGACAGTCCGGGCGCGGGATCTGCCGCTACCGCACTTTTCGCCCCGTCCAGTCATACCGATACTTTCGCCCCGTCTGGTCAAGTCCGCTCAGGTGCACTACCAGGCCGGTCACCGTCCCGGCGGGGTTAACGACGAACGACAACTGCATGTCCGCGATTTTCAGAAAGAATTCTGTCGGTGCCTCGGCAAAGAGCTGCGCCCGCCGGTTCCCGGCCGGTTGAGCCCAGAGCGACCCATTCTCTTTCGTGATCACGATCGGGACAGGCACCGCGTATTCGCCGACGAACCGGTCCAGCGTAGCCGGGTCAAGCTTGATCTCCCGCCGCCTGACCAGCGCATCGTTCAACTCAGCCGTCCCATCATAGAAAGCCGCCAGCTCGACAAGCCTGGCGCCACTGGCGTCCGCCACAGCGTAGCTCACAAAGGGATAGTTGTCCGACAGGATCGCTCCGCCGAACTCGCCGCGCTTGTTCACCGCGTAGAAGGCGAGGCCGAATTTCGGCCGCCCCCGTTGATTGAGCAGCCGCGGCTCCGTAGTCGCCACCACGCGCCGCAGCGTTTCCAGGCACGCATCGGTGGGCGAGAGGCCGCGCCGCATTCCCTCTACAGTAAGGAACGCGCCGCAAACCTTCATGTTCGCCTCACCGCGCCCGGTCGAGCCCGCCGCGCCAACATCGTTGTCGCAGTACTGACCCGCGCCGATGATGGGCGAATCGCCGACGCGACCGGGGATCTTCCACGAGCGACCACTCGTCGACGTGCAAGAGCTGAGGTCACCATTGGCCGCGACCGCGTTCATGTTGATCGTGCCATGCGTCCACGCGATCTTGTCCGACCAAAGTGCCGCGTTCAATGGCTGGTCCTCCTCGTCCGTCCGTTTCTTCTGCGCTGCATTCCAGCGGAGCCAGTTCTCGCGCGCCTTGTCGTTGATCCACCCATCCCCGCTCTTGGCGCGCGTTGCCTTCCATTTCAGCCACTCCGCCTTCGACTTGTCGGTGAGGAGGTTCTGCTCCTTGAAGCCCATGGAGAGCGCGAAACGCCTAGCGTCCTTGCCCACGAGGAGCATGTGGTCCGTGTACTCCATCACGGCCCTGGCGACGAGCGATGGCGTGGCAATCCCCTCGAGCGCGCCGACGGCGCCGGCTCGCCTTGTGGGGCCGTGCATGCACGAAGCGTCGAGCTGTACGACTCCCTCCTCGTTGGGCAGTCCGCCGAGTCCGACAGACTGATCTTCCGGGTCGAGCTCCTGAATGTTCACGCCGGCAATGATCGCGTCGAGCGTGTCGGCGCCTTTCATCAGCATGTCGTAGGCGACCTTGACGCCGCGAATGCCGTTGTCCGAGGCAACCACGCAGGGCCGCGAGCCCTTCGGGATGATGATGGCGGGCGCCGGGAACGTCGGGGACCCGGCGATCCTTGCGCCGAGGACGGGTACGGCGGCGCCGGCCAGGAGGAACTCGCGACGGGAGATGGTCTCTCTCATTGATGCTCCGCGTTTGAACGTAAGGGATGATATCGATTTCAGACATGCGTTCTCCTGATCGGACAACGTGCCTCTCAACGAACCTATATGTAGTGCCGTCCGTGGCGAACGCTACGGATGGGCCGCTAGGAGGAGAGAGGAGCTTCCAACCCTCATTTCTCCAGCCACAGATCTTCCATGTACTTATCCGGTTTAGCATGAAACGGCGTACTGAGCCCGCGAACCCGCCGGTGGGCGAAGGTTGTGAGGGTTGTAGGAACCAGGCGCGTGAGAGGCAGGTCGGCTCGAAGGATCTCCGCCAGCGCGCGGTAGATCCGATCCAGCTCGTCCGGGTCGCCCGCAGTCACCGCCTGGTCAATCAGCCTGATGGCTTCCGGGTTCCGATAGCCGGTAGGATTGTCTCTTCCGAGATATCTCGTCCGGGCTTCGTCCGCACCCCAATGTTGCCACATGAACGCGGCCTCGAAGTCTCCGCCGCCCAGTCTCTTCCACATCAGACCCTCATCGAGAACCTGCAAGTCCATGCGGATGCCCACCCTGCTCAACATGGCCTGGACGTAGACGGCCATCTGATTGAATCCGTCGCCGTCGTGCACGATCGCGGTGAATCGGAACGGCCGCCCGTCCCGCTCTCGCACCGCACCGCCACCGCGATTCTGCCAGCCGGCTGCTTCGAGCAGCGCCCGACCTTTCTCCGGATCGTACGGCAGCGCCTCGGGAAACTGTCGGCGTGAGAGTTGGCGGCCCGTGATGACCCCGTCAGCAATGGGGAGATCGGCGGGCAGGTTCAAGATTCGAAGCAGCTCTCGCCTGTTGATTGCGAGAGTGAGAGCGCGCCGCACTGCGACGTCACGAAAGAGAGCATGGTCGCACTTCCAATAGATGGCTTTGGCGCCGGCGTAGATCTGGTGATACACGCGAAAGCGGGGATCTCTTGCCACTCGAGGAATCTGCGCCAGATCGCCACGCACGATGTCAGCATTGCCGCTCAGAAGCTCGGTGAACCCGGCCTTGCCCACGAACTTGAGCGCCACCCGAGCGATCTTGGGTTCGCCTCGATAGTAGGCTGGATTCGCGTCGAACTCGATCATCACCTCCGGAACATGGCGGGCGAAGCGGAATGGCCCGTTCCCCACGGGGCGCGTCCAGAAGTCCCACTGCGAAAAGTTTTTGGGGTCGAGGTGCTCCAGCAGATGTTTCGGATAGAAGACGATATCGTCGCGGTATTCGGGATTCCCCCGAATCTTGACGGTGAAGTCGTCAAGAACCGTCACGGAATCGAAGACGTATTCGTTCACGTCGGGATGGCTCAGGAGATCCAGGGTAAACTTGACATCGTGGGCGGTGACTGGTGTTCCGTCATGCCAGCGGACGTCGGTCCGCAGGTGATAGGTCCAATCGCGGTAGTCGGGGGAATGTTCCCAGCTCCGAGCGAGCCACGGCTCCAGCTCTCCTCTTTCGTCCCACTTGGCTAGCGGGAGAAACACGAGAAAATCAAGGTCACTAACATCGGGCTTGATGTCGTTGACGCTGGAGACCGCCATGATCAGCGTAGAGCCGCGCGCGTAGGCCGGGTCACCACCACGGCGGCAGCCGACCGTAGCGTAAGCCAGCGAACCGACGCTGAGCTGCATGAATTCGCGGCGATCGATCGATCTTAGCAAGGCTAACTTCTGCACGCTCATTGTTGGCTCTCATCCTCGAGCCACAGCTCCTCCATGTGCACGAGCGGATCGGCTCCCCACGGACGGATCAATCCGCGGAGGCGCTTGTGTGCCACGATGGTCCGGTTGCCGAGAAACAAAAACGTCGCAGGGACATCGGTGCGGAAGATCTCCGCGATCCTCCGAAATGCGCGGTCCTCGACGTCCGGGGCGGCTGTGGCGCTCACCTGATCGAGCAATCCAACGAGCTCGCTGTTCCTGTAACCGATCGGAAATGGCGGGCCGAAATGCTGCCTGAGCCAGGCCGCGCCGTGTTCGAGAAAGCTGAACGCGGCCTCGAATCGCCCGCTCTTCACCAGCGCGCGCACGGTCGCGTTCTCCATTCGCTGGATGCTCATGTCGACGCCTATCCGGCGAAGCCGATCCTGCACGTAGATCGCCATTTCCCGCACGGGAGACATGCCGATTGCGAGAGCCGTGAAGCGGAACACTCGACCCTCACGCTCGCGCATGCCATCGCCATCGCGGTCGAGCCAGCCGGCTTCATTTAGAAGACTGCGTGCCTGTTCAGGATCGTACGGCAGCGGCTCGGGCACGTCGCCGCGGCGAAGCCGCTGCGGCGGAAAGGGGCCATCGACTATGGGAATCTCCGGCCCGAAGTTGACGACTTGCCGGAGATCGTCTCGGTCGATCGCCAGCGTCAGGGCTCGCCGCACGCGAACGTCGCGGAAGAGGGGATTGTCGGCGTTCCAGAAGAGGGCCCACGATGCGGCGTCGGTGAGGTTCTGGTATACGCGAAAGCGCGGATCCTTGGCCAGCTTGGGAAGCTGAGCGGCGTTGGCTTCAGGGATGACATCAACACTGCCGCTCAACAGCTCCGTCAGCGGCGGATTGTCCCCGGCAAATTTGAGCACCACCCGTTCGATCTTCGGCTTCCTCCGGTAGTAGTCGGGGTTCACTTCGAACTCCATCATCGTCTCCGGGACATAGCGCACCAAGCGGTAGGGACCGTTACCGACGGGATTGGTCCAGAAGTCCCATTGGGTGAGCGTTGAACGGTCGAGATGCTGCAACCGGTGTTTCGGGTAGTAGACCACACTCACGTTGTAGAGGCGAGAGCCACGCCTTGAGCGCACCGTCAGCGTCGAGTCGTCATGCACGGCCACCGATTCCACGGCGTCCGCGGGAAGGATAAGGACATCGGGATGGCTGAACAGACTCAGACTGAACGCGACGTCGTGCGCGGTGACCGGGACCCCATCGTGCCAGCGCACGTCGGTGCGCAGGTGGTACGTCCACTCACGGTAATCAGCGGAATGCTCCCACCGGTGCGCCAGCCGACCCTCCAGTTCGCCGCGTGAATTCCAGACCATCAATGGCAGAAAGACGAGACGCTCGGCGTTGGTCATGTCCGGCTTGAGGACGTCGGCGCCACCATGGTACGCGATGATTAGCGTCGAGCTGCGGAAATCGCCACGATTCTTACCTCGGCCGCAGCCTACCGCAGCGAGGGCCAAAGAACCCACGCAGACCTCCACAAATTGGCGCCGGTCGATCTGGCTGTACTGGGCGACATCCTTCGTCATTGGTCGCTCCGATCCGCCACCCAAAGATGCTCCATGTGCTGTACCGGATCCGGCAAATAGCGCCCGTCGAGTCCATGGATTCGCTTGTTGACGAAGTAGCTCTGCGTCTGCGGAAAAAGAAACGTGACGGGGGCATCCTCGCTGAAGATCGCCATCAACTCGCGGTATACGGCGTCTAGAACATCAGGGTCGGCGGTCGCGAGCGCGCGATCAATGAGACGACCGACCTCGGGGTTGCGGTAACCGACCGGCGTGCCGGCCCCGTAATAAGTCCGGAGCCACCCCGGCAGATGTTGCGACAGGATGAAGGCAGCTTGGAATCGGCCGTCCTTCACGCGGCTGCTGAGAATCTCCGTCTCCATGGATTGCAGCTCCATCTGCACGCCGACTCGACGAAGCTGTTCCTGGATGAGCACGGAAATCACGGCGAAACTCGGATCCTGCCGGACAAGCGCGGTGAAGCGGAATTGCCGGCCGTTCCTCTCACGGACGCCGTCGGCGTCATTGACACGCCAGCCAAGCGAGTCCAGCAGCGCGCGGGCGTGCACCGGATCGTAGGTCATCGGCGCCGGCAGATCGCGCCGCAGGAATTGCCCGCTCGTGTATGGTCCATCCGCAACGGGAAGTGTGACCGGCAGATTGAGGGCGGACAGCAGCACGCGCCGGTCAATGGCCATCGTCAGGGCACGACGCACGCGCCGGTCACTGAAGAGAGGGTGATCGTTCTTCCAGTAAAGCGCGCGGACCACCGTTGGAGCTTCCGAGTGGTAGATCCGGAATCGCGGGTCCCGGGCGAGCATCGCGATCTGGGCGGGGTTCGACCCGGCGACAGCGTCCACGCCCCCGCTCAGAAGCTCAGTCAGCGCCGCGTCCTGCGCGAACTTGAGCACAACGCGCCGGATCTTCGGCGTCGTGAGAGGATACGGGGGACTGGCCTCGAATTCCATCAGTGTTTCGGGTATGTAGCGGACGAGTTTATATGGTCCATTCCCCACCGGATTCGTCCAGAAGTCCCAGTGATAGAATTTCTTCGGATCGAGCCGCTCGACGATGTGCTTCGGATAGATCACGAGCCACCAGTCTTCATGGAATCCGTTCGGCGCCCGGATTGTTACGGTGGAATCATCGGGCGTGGTGGACTCGACCGTGGCCGGGGGGAAATAGCCAACGTCGGGATTGCTCAGCAGGTCGAGCGTGAACTTGACATCGTGCGCGGTGACCGGCACGCCGTCCTGCCAACGCAAATCGGTACGCAGGTGATAGGTGGACTGGCGATGGTCCGCCGAGTGCTCCCAGGTGCGCGCCAGTCGCGGCTGTCGTTCGCCTGCCGAATCCAATTCGGTCAGCGATAGGAATACCAGGTAGCGAGCCGAGGCATCCGCCATCGGGCTGAGCGCGTCGCGGCCGCAGCAGTAGGCCACGGTAACCGTCGAAACGCGCGCGGGTGGAGAGTGTTCGGCTCCGCCGCACGCGGCTACCGCGAGGGCGATCACGACTGTTTTGGCGAGCGGAGGTAATCTCATCTCCGCCCAACGAAATGTTTCCACGTCGTGGTCGGATGGCGCGCGAGCCGATGACATCGCGTGAATCGTTTCACGTGGTGCCTGTGCCCACAATCCCCTGCATGCTCATCGCGGGCTGCTGTCCTCCAGCCACAGCTGCTCGGCGTACCAGAGGGGATCGGCCCGATACGGGGAGCTCAGGCCGCGGACGCGGCGGTGCACTATGCTCGTCCACAGCGCCGGATAGAGCGCTGTCATGGGAATCTCAGCCTGGAAGATCGGCCACACCTCCCGGTAGATGCTGTCCCGCTCCGCGGGGTTCATGCTCGCCGCTGCACGCTCGAGAAGCTCAGCCACTTTCGGATTCGCATAGCCAAGCAGAGAGCCTTTTCCGAAGACCCTCGCGTTTCCGTTCTCGCCGGTGACGCTCGTCACGATCGCGGCATCGAAGTCACCCCGTTGCCACCGATCCCGCCCCGCCAGCATGTCCATGCTGAGGATCTCCATTCGAATCCCTGCACGACGGAGCTGCGACTGGACCAGGAGGGCCGCCTGGCCCCGGGAAGTCCCCGCCGTCCAACCCCCCGTCATCATGAGGAGACTGAAACGGAAGGGCCGACCGTCCCGGTCGCGGATCCCGTCGCCGTCGCGGTCGCGCCACCCGGCTTCCTCGAGGAGCCGGGCCGCCTGCGCGGGATCGTGGGGCAGGGGCGCCGGGACCTCGCCTCGGTCCAACTGCCGCTGCGTGAAGATCACGTCGAAGAGAGGGGTTCCCTCAGGCTGGCTCGCGGCTCGGAGCACTTCCCGGCGATCGATGGCCAGGGTAAGCGCCCGTCGAACCCGCGAGTCGCGGAATGCCGAATGCCGATGGTTCCAATAGACAGCGGTGAACACCCCCATGCCGGAGTGGTGAGAATACGCCCGGAACCGGGCGTCGCCCCCCAGCTGGAGGAGGCTGCCAGGGCTCATGTAGGTGACGGCGTCCACGTTGCCGCTGAGGAGTTCCGTGATTGACGGCTCCGCCGCGACCTTGACGACCACCCGATCTATTCTAGGGCGCGCGCCGTAGTACTCGGGGTTCACCTCGAAAACCATTGCCGTGTTCGGCACCCGGCGGACGAAGCGATATGGGCCGTTGCCAACCGGCCGCTTCCAGAATTCCCAGCTGACGAACTCGTCCGGATCGAGCCCCTCCAGGAGATGCTTCGGGAGGTACGCCATCCAGTCGTCCAGCGGGCTGCCCGGCCCCCGCTGGTGGTAGGTGATCGTGTAGGTGCTGTCGTCCAGGACCACGACCGAGTAGACCCGCGATCCCCTCAGCTCGGTGCGGCGATGGAGCTCCATGGTGAACGCGACGTCGTGGGCCGTGACCGGAACCCCGTCGTGCCATCGGACGCCTGTCCGGAGATGAACGGTCCAGCTCCTGTAGTCCGGCGAGTGCTCCCAGCTCCGAGCCAGGCGACTCTCCAGCTTTCCCTTCTCGTTCCGGGCCACAAGCGGGAGGAAAAGGAGGAACCGCGACGGGTAGCTCCAGATGCTACTCTCGTCGCCCGGCAAGAGGACAGTGAGAGTCGATGGCGCAGCCCGCCGCTCACCGGGTGATCCGCAGCCGGCGAGGAGGAGCAGGCCCAAGGCGGCAGGCGCGACCGCGGCGAGCGGACGCTGCCGGGTTTCGCGCAATGACGTGATTATCATCATCCGTTGATGACCGATTTAACTTCTCCCGCGGAGGCGTCTACAATAATGCATGCCGGTTGCGAGGCCGCGCTCACAAAAGATTCTTACTGCGCGTGGCGGAGAAGCCAGCCCTGACGATGCCCCGCCGCGATATTGGACGCGCCTTAGCAACCGAGTGACCGTACCTCCTATAGACCCACGAAGTCTCGTGACGTAGTGTATTGGAGACCGTCCGCACAAATGGAAGACAGATCTCCAAGTGGGATGGCGATTGCCTGCGATAGGCCGCGTCCGCTTCACACATACAGCACGAGCGTCGGAAACATGGCCGTCACTACTCGTCGGAGGCAACCTTCATGTCCACGCACGAAGCCGCGTTAGCCGACCGCGACAAAGATGAGGGCTGGACGCTCTATCTCATGAACGCCGACGGTACCAACGTCAGGCGCATAACGCAACCCGGCTCGGGCGGAGGGTAGTGGACATGCACCCCGCGAGGTCGCCAGACGGAACGCGCATCGCGTTCTCCGCAATTCGCGGCGGAATGCCGACACTCCACGTGCTTCGTTTAGACGATCCCTCTAACTCGCGGCGGATCACCCTTCATAACCAGCCCGATCTGCACCCGAGTTGGTGAGCGCCGACCCGGTCGTTCCATCGCGGGCTACCAAGCTCGCTTATCGGAATTACTCTTACGGTTTCAGGTGCTCCTGGAAATAACTGCGATAGGCTTCCAGCCTGTAGTCCTCCAGCATATTGCCTGGAACCCAGTGGCCCCACTTAGGCAGGACGATCAGGTCGTAACGCTTACCCGCCCGGTTAAGCGCGTCAACCATCCTCATCGTGTGAGAGAAAGGAACCTCGACGTCGCTGGTGCCGTGCATCAGCAGCAGCTTGCCTCTGAGGTTGCCCGCCAATAAAAGATTAGAAGCGTACGCATAGGCTTCTTTATTGGTCTCCGGGGGGCCTAGCTGCCCGTGGTTTGGATGCTCATACAGGTCGGTGATCGGAGCTACACCAATGCCAACGTGATAGACATCGGGAGCTTGCAACATGGCGCGGATGGCGTAGTAGCCTCCCAGTGAGTTGCCCTGGATTCCCACCCGGGTCAGGTCCATGTAGGGCCGCTTTTCGGCCAACTGCTTGAGCGTGGCCACGTGGTCTGGGATCTCATAGCGACCCCACGTGCCGTAGGTCACGCTCTCGAATTCCCTTCCTCGTGCTCCTCCGATGAAGGGCCCCCGTCCGTCGACGATCAACGTGATGAAACCCAACTGAGCCATCGCTTGGGACCACACACCGCCACCTTCTCGCTCCGAAATATCGGCAAATGTGCGCGGCACGATGCTCAGACCGCCATAGATATGCTCGATGACCGGATACTTTTTATTCGGATCAAAGTCATAAGGCTTGTAGAGCACCCCATATAGATCGGTGCTCCCGTCAGCTGCCTTGACCACGAACTCCTCCGGCGGGCTCCACTTCAGATCCTTCAGGCCGTCGATGTTGGCCTTGGAAAGGGTTTGCAGCAGAGCGCCATCGGCGCGCCTCAGCTCGACTGCCGGCGGTCGCGCTGTGGTCGAGTGCGTGTCGAGGAAGAACTGCTTTGAGGGTGCAAACTGGA harbors:
- a CDS encoding erythromycin esterase family protein, with amino-acid sequence MHSPKGTMVVFLVASLAVIAPLVRAQEAKQSEREADAFVAWAAKNAIPVTTTEPGKGFKDLQPIKKMIGKARVVALGESLHGVHEFYQVRHRLLEFLVEEMGFTAFAMETGFAEAVKINDYVLGRVDEPERWQHNWFTWGFGNEQELLALVRWMRRYNENPQHTRKLHFYGIDVAVSYSSPLAAIEGALTYLDKVDPDYAAFARRQSVLPLVGRFLGSGGGDQARGVSLKKYKKLAVEERNAYTAAIADLVSRFEARRVDYIRRSSEDEYEWAYHYAIAARQLDTAYRGAATEEKPDDANGYDLERDRAMADNVLWVLQREGPSGRIVVWAHNSHIMKVLQWGERARLGLFLDSMLGGDYVNIGFTFYRGVQSSGWEEPYRAPIVEPSKRGSLDGELAQIGLPMFFLDLRTVPKAGPVYEWLNQVREMRWQREYQPLNPIQAWDAIFYIHSIRPAQEK
- a CDS encoding isoaspartyl peptidase/L-asparaginase; protein product: MRETISRREFLLAGAAVPVLGARIAGSPTFPAPAIIIPKGSRPCVVASDNGIRGVKVAYDMLMKGADTLDAIIAGVNIQELDPEDQSVGLGGLPNEEGVVQLDASCMHGPTRRAGAVGALEGIATPSLVARAVMEYTDHMLLVGKDARRFALSMGFKEQNLLTDKSKAEWLKWKATRAKSGDGWINDKARENWLRWNAAQKKRTDEEDQPLNAALWSDKIAWTHGTINMNAVAANGDLSSCTSTSGRSWKIPGRVGDSPIIGAGQYCDNDVGAAGSTGRGEANMKVCGAFLTVEGMRRGLSPTDACLETLRRVVATTEPRLLNQRGRPKFGLAFYAVNKRGEFGGAILSDNYPFVSYAVADASGARLVELAAFYDGTAELNDALVRRREIKLDPATLDRFVGEYAVPVPIVITKENGSLWAQPAGNRRAQLFAEAPTEFFLKIADMQLSFVVNPAGTVTGLVVHLSGLDQTGRKYRYDWTGRKVR
- a CDS encoding ABC transporter substrate-binding protein, with the protein product MSVQKLALLRSIDRREFMQLSVGSLAYATVGCRRGGDPAYARGSTLIMAVSSVNDIKPDVSDLDFLVFLPLAKWDERGELEPWLARSWEHSPDYRDWTYHLRTDVRWHDGTPVTAHDVKFTLDLLSHPDVNEYVFDSVTVLDDFTVKIRGNPEYRDDIVFYPKHLLEHLDPKNFSQWDFWTRPVGNGPFRFARHVPEVMIEFDANPAYYRGEPKIARVALKFVGKAGFTELLSGNADIVRGDLAQIPRVARDPRFRVYHQIYAGAKAIYWKCDHALFRDVAVRRALTLAINRRELLRILNLPADLPIADGVITGRQLSRRQFPEALPYDPEKGRALLEAAGWQNRGGGAVRERDGRPFRFTAIVHDGDGFNQMAVYVQAMLSRVGIRMDLQVLDEGLMWKRLGGGDFEAAFMWQHWGADEARTRYLGRDNPTGYRNPEAIRLIDQAVTAGDPDELDRIYRALAEILRADLPLTRLVPTTLTTFAHRRVRGLSTPFHAKPDKYMEDLWLEK
- a CDS encoding ABC transporter substrate-binding protein, with the protein product MTKDVAQYSQIDRRQFVEVCVGSLALAAVGCGRGKNRGDFRSSTLIIAYHGGADVLKPDMTNAERLVFLPLMVWNSRGELEGRLAHRWEHSADYREWTYHLRTDVRWHDGVPVTAHDVAFSLSLFSHPDVLILPADAVESVAVHDDSTLTVRSRRGSRLYNVSVVYYPKHRLQHLDRSTLTQWDFWTNPVGNGPYRLVRYVPETMMEFEVNPDYYRRKPKIERVVLKFAGDNPPLTELLSGSVDVIPEANAAQLPKLAKDPRFRVYQNLTDAASWALFWNADNPLFRDVRVRRALTLAIDRDDLRQVVNFGPEIPIVDGPFPPQRLRRGDVPEPLPYDPEQARSLLNEAGWLDRDGDGMREREGRVFRFTALAIGMSPVREMAIYVQDRLRRIGVDMSIQRMENATVRALVKSGRFEAAFSFLEHGAAWLRQHFGPPFPIGYRNSELVGLLDQVSATAAPDVEDRAFRRIAEIFRTDVPATFLFLGNRTIVAHKRLRGLIRPWGADPLVHMEELWLEDESQQ
- a CDS encoding ABC transporter substrate-binding protein, whose protein sequence is MRLPPLAKTVVIALAVAACGGAEHSPPARVSTVTVAYCCGRDALSPMADASARYLVFLSLTELDSAGERQPRLARTWEHSADHRQSTYHLRTDLRWQDGVPVTAHDVKFTLDLLSNPDVGYFPPATVESTTPDDSTVTIRAPNGFHEDWWLVIYPKHIVERLDPKKFYHWDFWTNPVGNGPYKLVRYIPETLMEFEASPPYPLTTPKIRRVVLKFAQDAALTELLSGGVDAVAGSNPAQIAMLARDPRFRIYHSEAPTVVRALYWKNDHPLFSDRRVRRALTMAIDRRVLLSALNLPVTLPVADGPYTSGQFLRRDLPAPMTYDPVHARALLDSLGWRVNDADGVRERNGRQFRFTALVRQDPSFAVISVLIQEQLRRVGVQMELQSMETEILSSRVKDGRFQAAFILSQHLPGWLRTYYGAGTPVGYRNPEVGRLIDRALATADPDVLDAVYRELMAIFSEDAPVTFLFPQTQSYFVNKRIHGLDGRYLPDPVQHMEHLWVADRSDQ
- a CDS encoding ABC transporter substrate-binding protein; protein product: MMIITSLRETRQRPLAAVAPAALGLLLLAGCGSPGERRAAPSTLTVLLPGDESSIWSYPSRFLLFLPLVARNEKGKLESRLARSWEHSPDYRSWTVHLRTGVRWHDGVPVTAHDVAFTMELHRRTELRGSRVYSVVVLDDSTYTITYHQRGPGSPLDDWMAYLPKHLLEGLDPDEFVSWEFWKRPVGNGPYRFVRRVPNTAMVFEVNPEYYGARPRIDRVVVKVAAEPSITELLSGNVDAVTYMSPGSLLQLGGDARFRAYSHHSGMGVFTAVYWNHRHSAFRDSRVRRALTLAIDRREVLRAASQPEGTPLFDVIFTQRQLDRGEVPAPLPHDPAQAARLLEEAGWRDRDGDGIRDRDGRPFRFSLLMMTGGWTAGTSRGQAALLVQSQLRRAGIRMEILSMDMLAGRDRWQRGDFDAAIVTSVTGENGNARVFGKGSLLGYANPKVAELLERAAASMNPAERDSIYREVWPIFQAEIPMTALYPALWTSIVHRRVRGLSSPYRADPLWYAEQLWLEDSSPR